From Persicobacter psychrovividus, the proteins below share one genomic window:
- a CDS encoding glycoside hydrolase family 36 protein, with the protein MKYNIITFFALLFCSGVAFGQKVITLENNLVKYDVVYNNDSLYLSNFNLKSDTLNYVKSKSKGFSFVLNDTEYSGFSKWNLDKVKRVKTDKTTQRVILTLKPKGEKTFKIFVNYEMYDNHPFIRKWITFENTGKEDFKIESLNVQDIYTSMNNTWAMVLNNYGRMKHLMKYEGDWDDPVVVIEQANSKQGMALGNEAMGILKRTAFQSEGMHDNVQVGLTHPNQDFPFRKWFKPKQSWTSPKTFIGLYHGYRDGFQMINNEVNKFVKTALKPRIYDLKEKPTFVYNTWYPFRTHISDTLIRRVAKAAAECGVKEFIIDDGWQVNAHGKSSIRGWGENYGDWHVDQNKFPGGLKPTFDYIKSLGMKPGLWISIGSATKDSKVYQEHPEWFVQKPDGSTGNLHFQSPVDNGFYSASFGTGWKDYMKETILRLVKDYGLAYAKMDLAVVTSPYVNDTKQSGSYAKDHPDYRDHNESFTVLYENMLKMFDELHEEAPELFIDCTYETTGKVHLMDYATAEHAEGNWLSNIEDPAPVGPMRVRQLAWWRSPAVPASSLVIGNLPMDTDDIDLTMKSLIGTLPIVLGDPDKLPVEKRQEMRSWADWMDQMQERFDYMSYRKDLEGFGEPREGYWDGWQRINYDTQEGGILGVFRQGAKESARMVYPSELNENATYEINLAPSGKHVITATGKELMERGFQVVINKKYGGELFEVSKVIIP; encoded by the coding sequence ATGAAATATAATATTATCACATTTTTTGCACTGCTTTTTTGTAGCGGTGTTGCCTTTGGGCAGAAAGTGATCACCTTGGAGAATAATTTGGTCAAGTACGATGTCGTTTACAATAATGACAGCCTGTATCTTTCTAATTTCAACCTGAAAAGTGACACACTCAACTATGTAAAATCAAAGAGTAAAGGTTTTTCTTTTGTTCTTAATGATACAGAATACAGTGGTTTCAGTAAATGGAACCTGGATAAGGTAAAGCGTGTAAAAACCGACAAAACTACGCAGCGCGTGATTTTGACGCTTAAGCCAAAAGGTGAAAAAACCTTTAAGATTTTTGTCAACTATGAAATGTATGACAATCACCCTTTTATCAGAAAATGGATCACTTTTGAGAATACTGGTAAAGAGGATTTCAAAATTGAGTCTTTGAATGTTCAGGATATCTATACGAGCATGAACAACACCTGGGCGATGGTTTTGAACAACTATGGCCGAATGAAACACCTGATGAAATATGAAGGTGACTGGGATGATCCCGTAGTGGTGATCGAACAGGCGAATTCTAAGCAGGGAATGGCTTTGGGTAACGAAGCAATGGGTATTCTGAAAAGAACAGCCTTCCAGTCAGAAGGAATGCACGACAACGTTCAGGTGGGACTGACGCACCCAAATCAGGATTTTCCTTTCAGGAAATGGTTCAAGCCTAAGCAATCATGGACCAGCCCCAAAACGTTTATTGGGCTATATCATGGCTACCGCGATGGTTTCCAAATGATCAACAACGAAGTAAACAAGTTCGTCAAAACCGCTTTGAAACCAAGAATTTATGACTTGAAAGAGAAGCCTACTTTTGTTTACAATACCTGGTATCCATTCCGCACGCACATCAGTGATACTTTGATCCGTCGCGTGGCAAAAGCTGCTGCTGAGTGTGGCGTTAAGGAATTCATTATCGATGATGGCTGGCAGGTAAACGCTCACGGAAAGAGCTCGATTCGTGGTTGGGGTGAAAATTATGGCGACTGGCATGTGGATCAAAATAAATTCCCTGGTGGTTTGAAGCCTACCTTTGATTATATCAAATCTTTAGGCATGAAACCAGGTTTGTGGATTTCTATCGGCTCTGCTACCAAAGATTCTAAAGTATATCAAGAGCATCCTGAATGGTTTGTTCAGAAGCCTGACGGAAGTACGGGGAACTTGCATTTCCAATCTCCAGTTGATAATGGTTTCTATTCAGCCTCTTTCGGAACAGGGTGGAAGGATTACATGAAAGAAACTATTCTTCGATTGGTAAAAGATTATGGTTTGGCTTATGCAAAGATGGACCTTGCTGTTGTAACCTCTCCTTATGTTAATGACACTAAGCAGTCTGGTTCTTATGCCAAAGATCATCCGGATTACCGAGACCATAACGAGTCGTTTACTGTTTTGTATGAAAACATGCTGAAGATGTTCGACGAGTTGCACGAAGAAGCACCAGAACTATTCATCGACTGTACCTATGAAACAACGGGTAAAGTCCACCTGATGGATTACGCCACGGCTGAACATGCTGAAGGTAACTGGTTGTCAAATATCGAAGATCCAGCACCTGTTGGTCCGATGAGAGTTCGACAGTTGGCATGGTGGCGTTCACCAGCCGTACCCGCTTCTTCTTTGGTGATCGGTAACTTACCAATGGACACTGATGATATTGACCTGACGATGAAATCATTGATTGGTACATTGCCGATCGTTTTGGGTGACCCTGACAAATTGCCTGTTGAAAAGCGCCAAGAGATGAGAAGCTGGGCAGACTGGATGGATCAGATGCAGGAACGTTTTGATTATATGTCATATCGCAAGGATTTGGAAGGTTTCGGCGAACCACGTGAAGGTTACTGGGATGGATGGCAGCGCATTAATTATGATACACAGGAAGGTGGAATTTTGGGTGTGTTCCGTCAAGGAGCTAAGGAGTCTGCCCGTATGGTGTACCCAAGTGAACTTAATGAGAACGCCACTTACGAAATCAATTTGGCACCATCAGGAAAGCACGTCATTACGGCAACCGGTAAAGAATTGATGGAACGAGGATTCCAGGTGGTGATCAATAAAAAATATGGTGGAGAACTATTCGAAGTATCGAAAGTGATCATTCCATAA